Genomic window (Helianthus annuus cultivar XRQ/B chromosome 3, HanXRQr2.0-SUNRISE, whole genome shotgun sequence):
gatccaaaaggtttgacaTTATGCTattttcatccgactcgttaaccccatccatttttTACGTTAAGTCAGGTGCATTTTCGTCATTTTAGCTATTTGTTTTGTTAATTTATATCAAAATCGCAAGATTACATGACATAAATACCCCTGACTTGTCGTTAAAAAATGGATGGAAttaacgagtcggatgaaaatggcaagatttcaaaccatTTGGATCCAGATGTGAAAAGACAAACCTTTGGAAGAAAGTTgtaaaagtggccaaacctcagggacgaaaatggcattttactctattaaTTCAAATGAAGTTTAAACTTACCATCAAACGCCTGGACTCCAAAGGGCCAAGGCAAGACACGTTGTTGCATATATGAAATACATAACTCAAAATCTCCGGGACCGTATGCCAGGTAGGACGCCGTGTAGGTCCCATCATTGTTATCGTTAAAAAGGCAAGGAAAGAAATGTGAACCATTCGTTGAAGCCATCTCCAGCTTCAACAGATGTTTTACATGCAACACTGGATTATAAAAAGAATCCATCAGTTGCACCACCACATAATTTAGAATCCCGGCTGACACCTTTTTATCGTACTGTACAACTCTTGATACAGACATATTCACATCGGCTGCGCCAAATTAAAAACATGTATtacattataatttttttaaatttaaacaaTTAATAATCACATGCATATGTATATGCTGAGATATATTAGAATACCTGGATGTACTGTCTTTTTAAATGGATGGCCACCATTTAGTGGAATATTACCACAAAATACACGAATTTCATATGCACCGGATTTTACAGGCATATAAGTGACATCAAAGTCACTGCTCTCTGTTTTCGAGTTCTCAACAGACTAAATGTAATAAACAAAAGAATTCTGATTAATTTAATGTCCAAAACATAAAGCGAAAGTAGACTTAACATATTCATGtgaaaacgggtcaaaccaggtTGTGCATGATCAATCAGCTATGACAATGGGTCGAGAACTGTTGAAAACTAACTGaaaatgaaacgggtcaaaagaatgcTTACAAAGTCCAAAATCATTtttcttttgaatttttttcCAACTATTATACTATAATAGTTTTTGTAATCATATAATTGATACATTAGTTATTAAAGAAATACAGAAAAAATGAACAAACGTCGGGTGGTTTGGTCGGACCCGCTTGAGTTGCACATAACAATCACTCATTTCCACAGAAACTATATAATTCAGTTACCCAACCCGCCTGTTGTGCAACCTCTATTACGAACATAGTTGTCAATAGGGgtcgctatagcgaatagcgtagcgTATAGGTCGAAGGTCGCTACCGGGTATGTAGCCTATATAAATAACGGGATTTcagtttttttaatataaatagcgattaaatatagctataaaatagctggattttaggtttttttacatatacatgtaaaatagcgtatatacaagggtatttttatataatatacatatacaaaaattttaacatttttttctagggtatcgctatttataaaatagcgccTGTTATTTATCGCTATTCATTATATAGTATACAcgtaccttatcgctatttgtcgctattcgccattaacaactatgattACGAAGCAACATAAGAAGTACTTATTACATTGTCATGTGAGAAATTAGATGGAACATAAGTCATTCCCGTTGGACCAAATGCACCATAACTGAGCATTCCAGTTGGCTGAGTACCTGTTCAATCAGTATAGTTTAAATTTCATAAAGAATATAAGACTTTAAAGAAAATATGACACACTTTTTATACCATGACGATCACCCCTTGGACGTATTTGCGGATTTACACGAAGAGAGAGTGAAGGCAGTGTAATTTGTACTTGAAGCCTTTCTAACTCAATTAATGAAGGATACTGGTAAGCATCTTTTAACGATACCGTAAATCTTGAATCTTTCCCTGCAATAGAATCATGTATACCAGGTCCATACACCCGACTATGTGGATCATCACAGTACCCTATTCAATATTGAGCAACGGCAAAAATCAAACCATCAAACTTTTATCGAAAAATTAAGCAACATAATGACAAATTTATAAAAAagtaaattactattttggcCCACGAGGTTTAGTCAGTTTAACCCTTTTAGTCCAAAAAGGAATCTTTTGAGGTTGCATTTTGTAATggttttggcccctaacactaactcAGTTACTGTCTTTTGTTAAgtgtaagggtattttagtactTTTACACCTCAGGGATTGTTTAGGTAAattataaagtttttttttaatatttaagggGCTATTTGTGTAATTACTCAAATTAACTAAAGCCAAACCACAATCTCATTCTTTATTCCCTGTTAAatgagttttatttatttatatatattatcaaaaatgtttttattttttaaacttttttattgttattttgtttttattatttcgttattttttacgattattatttaataaaacttattttgaatatataaATGAACATGTCTTTTTtaaaagcttttttttttttttttgtaaatgtcTATTTATGATTGTTCGTTTTTCAAACTTATTTTAAAACCGTTCATCTTTTTTTAATATATCGTTTGTTTAAAACCGTTCGTTTGTTTAAAATTCGTTAATTTATAAACCTTTTGTTTATTAAAGgcaatcattttttttttaaatcgatcATTTTTAGCTTCTTTCTTAAACCTTTCGTTTTTATAAACGTCTTTCTTAAAACCGGACCGTTAACACCCTTAATAATTCTAATGGCTATTCGAAGGCGGGTACATATACGACGACCAGTATGAATGTGAGTTCCATGACCCATTCGAAGACAAGCACATTTCAGATAGGTATTCCCATTCGAAGTAATCAAcaagttatttatttttttttatcaccGATTATTTTATGTAACTTTAGAAAAATGAacattttgaaaaaaagttttaaaaaatgtttttaaagaGAACGGTTTAAAACgaatgattttaaaaaaaaaccaatgGTTAGAAAAACGAATGGTTTAACAAAACaaacgatttaaaaaaaaaaaaacgaatggTTCAACAAAACGACCGATTTTAAAAAAACGAATGGTTTTAAGACAAACCCTTTTAGAAAAGATGAATGGTTTTAAGAAAAGTTTAAAAAACAAACGATATGCTTATAAAAAAACAAACGGTATAAGAAGATacgtatttatttgtatatttataatgtcctttattaaataataatagtaaaGATAACGAAATAATATAAATACTCGAGTCATTACCAAAGTACCCGCTtgaatttaaaaaagaaaaaagtttGTAATTTACAACACCAATCCCTGAGGTTTAAAAGGACCATAATAATCTTACACTTATCAGAAAAAAAGTAACAAGGTTAGTTTTAGGGGGCAAAACCGTTACAAAATGCAACCTCATGGATCTCATGTGTAAAAAGATTCTATTTTGGACGAAAAGGGTTAAACTAACTAAACGTCAAGGGCCAAAATAGTAATCTACtttttataaaagttaaaaaCTTACCTGTGTAGATACTAAAATCATATGGCATATCCATAATCATCTCCTTAAACGCTGAGATGATGAGAATGAAGTTCCCCGGTTTAACTACCATGAAAGAAAAGGATTGAATGCCCGGCGATACTTCCTTGTATTGCAAGTCAGTGAGGGGTAAAGACAACCTTTCCTGCATAACTTCAAAATCAAATTCATGCAGCCCCGGAACAAGGTTCCCGAATTTATCTCTCTGGCTCACAAAAGTTTCCATCCTTGAAAACAGTTGAAAAGAGTTTGTTTCAGTGCTCCAATGCGCCAAACAGTTGGCAACATCAAGTGCCTCTGTCCATCAAATATTTGTAATCAATAACGAGAAAATACAATCAACTGATCATATATATAACATATGTTATGTAACCTACCAGGGTGGACAGTTAAAGGTAATGGAGAACCAATTAGAGAATCGTTTTTGTGTTTTATGTGAAATGAGAGATGTCCAGCTGTGACTACAACAAATTCGATGCACACATAACCAAATTCATTCCATCCTTTGTTGCTTATATCCAGCAAATTTATGTTCGATCCATTTAAAGTTGTTGCATGGACGTCAAAATTGTGAATATTCTGTCTCTCGCTTGCACTTGTAACATTATTCCCAAATGCATCTTTCGGTAGTAGTAAAACTGTAGCTTTTGACCCAGCTACAAAATCATTGACTTCACCCATCCATGAGACAACGCCACCAGGCTCATAAATTGGACCTTCAATTTGGGAAAAAAAAACAACGATATTATTGAGCATTATTAGTCAATCAAATTCAAACGTAAAATATGAGCAAAATAAGGAGGCTTCAGTTGTGACGAAAACCTGGGTTGACACGGTAACTTATACTATAACAGTGTACATTGAAACGATCATCGCTAATAAACACATTGAACACCCCTACCATAATTGGCATAAAGAAAATCCTCCAGTTATTCCTGTCAAACCAAAGCCCAGTAACAAGACTACTGTTCCCCATCACTTCATTCACTGAAAAACTTGGATTGAAAGCTTGTTTGTCTTTTTCGGACTTGAAACCTACCTCTACAGAAACCACAATACTTGCAGTTTCACCTGCCCTATATTCCGTTTTCCAGTTATCCAAATGAAAAGAAATTACAGGTTGTTGCCATTGAATACCATCTGCAACAAAATTTCCAGTAAATAAGacaattatgtgttaatactGATGAAATTGAACATATTTATTTTATccatttgttattattttttgGTCCTCTTTCTGAACTCACAAAGAAGAAATGATATCAAAGGTATAATAATAATATCAACAACAATTTCTGATCTGTTTTCATTTCGCTTCTCTAGATCATTTTTTCATCTTATTTCATATCCTTAATTCtgtatgtgtttgtgtgtgtgtgcaaTGAAATAGCACAAATTCAGACCGAAAATTGACTCAAACTTCAAACAGATCTATACAATTGTAAATTTTCTGAACTCACAAAGAATATATGATATCAAAGGTATAACGACATCAACAACATTTTCTGATCTGTTTTCCTTTCGCTTCTCTAAATCATTGTTTCATCTTATTTTATATCTATAACTTTGTGTGTGTTTGTATGCGCACACTGAAATAGCACAAATTAAAACCTAGAACTGACTTAAACTTCGAAGAGATCTGTACAGTTGTAAATTTGCTGAGCTCACAAAgtagatcatcatcatcatcatcatactcagtaaatcccaccaatagcaaagttaaggtagggtctgaggagggtaagatgtagacagtcttacctctacccgtaggaatagagaggctgcttccagtgagacccccggctcgataaaCTCACAAAAGTAGATATGAAATCAAAAGTTGTATGACATCATCAACACATTCCGATCTGTTTTTCCTTTCGCTTCTCTGAATCAGTGTTTCATCTTATTTCATATCTATAATTTTGTATGCATTCACTGAAATATCACAGAGTAAAACCTAGAATTGACAAAAACTTCATATGGATCTGTACAGCTGTAAATTAGCTGAACTCACAAAGAAGATATGATATCAATAATGACATCAGCAACAATTTCTGATCTATTTTCCTTTCGCTTCTCTGAATCAGTGTTTCATCTTACTTCAGTGTTTCATCTTATTATATATCTATGATTCTGTATGTGTTTGTGTGTGCGCACTTAAATAGCACAAATTCAAACCTAGATTTCACTCAAACTTCAAATAAATCTCTGCAGTTGAaaatttgattattattattatcgatTTTAAGCACAAAACAGTGATTTTAAACTGCAAAATTAAAACCTAGAAATGACTGAAACTTCAATTAGATCTGCGCGGTTGtaaatttgattattattatCGATTTAAAATACGAACGAATGATGATTGTTGTGAAATTTGAAATTGAAGCATGTGTACCTGATGTTGAAAGATTAGAAAGCATGAAGAAGACGAGGAGAGTGAAAGCGTTGCAGAAGAGCACGTGAGCAGACATTGTTGATGAAGCTTTGGACAGGTTtgagaggaagaagatgaagaagaagaagaagaagttgcATAGTGAAAGAGCAGTTACAAGCTGAAATGGAGGGAAATCAGTTGTGGCCGAACGTGTAGGGTTTGGggtttatttgattttttttttttttcgctgAATCAAAATCAACCTTTTTATAACCgtaacttctgaatggttaagtgttgaatagtaagatgtctgaaccattaagaaacAGTATACTGCTTAACCGTTTAGGGACAAATGTTTGACTAATTCAGATTAGATGTCTTAACCATTTAGAAGTAAATGTGTGAACCATTTAGACATCTGCTCGCCCCCATAACCGGTGCATATTGATTCATTTTTAAACCAAATCGTTTCAAGCAGAGAGCTCATTTTAATCGAAACAAGTATAAAATTacaaaagaaatattgtttttttggCGATCAATTTAAGtttgaaatttaaagttaaattaatatttttgatAATTTAAGCGAAATTTTGAATAAGAGGTTAACTTCTACAAATATTTtttaatatgataaatagaaaATCAAACACCAGATATATTTAACATGAATTTTGGTTGGATGTCACCACTTTTTTAATATCATAAAAATGTATAATTGAACTCATAAGAAATGTTCTCATATATATTCTAACCTAAACAAAATTTTCTTTATAAACTGTCTATTTAATCAAATATAAAAAAGTTTAAAGATCGCAATATATCGAATTGCTTTATTTAACCCATTATCGAAAACATTGCGGTTGGTCTTACAATTTGACTCATTCAACCTAAGCCCTTCATGACCTACAACATCAATCACACCTCATCATTGATTCAAAGCAAAATCTTTCACTTGTGAGGGTTAAGGATTAGGTTATCTCGTATGCAACAATACCAACTCGGGTTTTTCAATAAGCTTCTTCCATTCATTGCAAAATCGTGCCACGGTTGCTCCATCAAGAATCCTATGGTCCACCGCTAATTTTGCCTGATCAAAATAACACATTATTATAATCACATACAAACAACTTAACCGTGGACGTGAATTTTTTTTTGAAGTTCTTTATTTCAACGACAATTTTCATCCCAAACGGCCTAACTAGCAAGGagctagaaaaaaaaaaaaaaaaaaaaaacaagcttACAAAGAGAAATTACACCAATCAATCTTCATGTACAAGAGATCTAAAGGGGGCCTATTTtgaatccaaaaaaaaaaaaaaaaacaatagcaTTTTTGTCATCACATATCTTTTGTACTAATAAGTGGGTTATTAGGGTACCCGGGGCGCTACGTGGTGGAAGACCCATCACGCATGGATTAACGTGGAACACGACCGCGACTCTATTTGACCACGCGTGGTCTTCAAAACGTGTTGTAGTGAGCACGCGTTGAATTTCTTCCCTGCTTCCTTCTCCTTCACTCCCTGCTTCCTTCTCCTTCACATATGGTGAGTGATGGGCACccccactaaaatccatcactaatGATGGAACCAAGTTCGATGACGTGGCGGAACATGATAGGGTGTGATGAGTGATGGAAAGCCCCTTAATTACTATACATGGTTAGTGATAAATAGTTAAAACTAAGACTACCATCTTTAAGTGGTGGTTGGAATCCAACTTCATATGGTTTGTGGTCTCTGATTAATATTGTCTTGATGCTTTAAATGGTGGTATGTTACATGTTTTGAGTGATTGATAATTGGTAGTTAAGGTACCATCATTTAAGCATAATCACACCTTAAATCGAAGTTCTTAGGGTTATATATAAAACATTTTATATTTGTACGTTAAAAAGTTGGGTGATTAACTGTAAAAATAACCCTAACATGCACGAGTTCATGTTCTAGTATACATTTCGAGCCATTATGACACTTGGTTAGATACTTAACCTTGTGTTGTAAAAAGGTAAAATTTAAACTGAAATTCAGGAAGTGAAAAAGAATTACTGTCATGAGTTAGACTGGGTAACTGTATCCATCGTCACCCAAACAGGGGCGCAGGTTAGcgcggtggggggggggggggggagcttttcgctcagtagtgttatatatgtagctttcgtatagaaatttttgggtatatacgttttcgataTGATGATATGAAACAACATGTAATGGTGTTTATGTTTACCTTCACAATGTCAACAGTAACACGAAGAAACCGAACAACTTTGCCTTGGTATCGGCTTGTTATTTCTATGGTTGCTTTGTCACTTTGAACTTCTTCGACTTCATCTCGCTACCATCAAAGAATTGTTTGATTTAAATACGAGAAACAAAAGCGAAAAGTTTTAGAAATTAGCTGGATCAACTACTTACCTCCTTCACAAAACATTTGCAAAGTTCACATTCCACGATACCTTCACCGGTATGTGCCAAGTGTATGTGGATTATGGTGTCTGCTTGTTCAAGAGCCGCCACACTAATTGACAAGTAATGAACCTTGTTGTTATACAACTGCacataaaacattttaaaaacaaaaaatcaTCATTATTCACGACAAAATTGTAGCAACGCCTATGAAGATCCAGATAGGGGTAGAATCTTGATCTCGAATTGGTCTAGTCTGGTCAAATGATTCAATAGATGGATCAATTTAATTAGGTATATCAATAAGTCATCAATCCAAAATCCAAGTGGCTGGATTCGTTTAAAACACGTTTAGTTTCTCTGATACCTTAGGAAAATCTCACATCGTTCTCTTTTGTTCTGTCCACGTCATATATACTGGCCATAAGAATGTCCGCCGCAGATATCCCCAACATGCTTACCGGATTTGCAGCCAAATTATCTGCAAGAAAGTCAACTAAAGGCAATGGAAAATATTTATGGATTCATATCTGCACCACCTAAAAGGGTGTACAAGTTGCATGCAACTCACACTCCTAGGGAGCAAAAAAACGTGGGAATAATAACTTGGTTTTTATACACCGGAAAAAAGtaagtataataataatataatcatAAAAGTTAAGAATATAAAACCATCACAGAAAAGGAAAAAAAGGTTAAACTGATATAAAGGGTAACCATATGTAACATGTAAATATTTTCATGTAATAAACTTAACCGGGAGACTAGAGTATCATTGTTGCAATTTCAGCTACATTGGTTTCTTCATCCCTACATGATGTAACAGTGACAACTTCAGAAAATAAGTAATTACAACAGACTGAAAAGTTTCTTAGGAAATACAAtcttgtaaaatctttttggtccCTTTCAATCAAATTGCGTTAACTAGGCCCATAACATATGCAAATATCATCAAAAGAGCACAAAATGCAACATCAACACAAGTGTTCAAATGGTCAACCAagtaaaaacttaaaaaaaaagagtaaaatgcgaTTATTGTCTCTGagatttggccagttttgcgactttcgtctaaaggtttgtttttcctcatctggatccaaaaggtttgaaatctaccattttcatccggctcgttaactccatccattttttctccgttaagtcaggggtaatTTCGTCTTTTTGAATACTTAAGTTAACCaaaaagatgaaaatacccctgacttaaccaagaaaaatggatggagttaatgagctggatgaaaatgtcaagatttcaaacctttgggatccagatgcgaaaaaacaaacctttggacgaaagtcgcaaaactggccaaacctcaaggacgaaaatcgCATCTTACTCAAAAAATAAGTACTTACGGTTTTCGTAAGCTGGAAGGTTGTTCACTTTGCCTGAAGGAGCTAGGATGTTTCCCAGTAAGCTGGATTACATTGTCAGGTGATCCTGAACTTGACTGCACATAATATTTGCAAACGGAAGCCATTAAAAGCCAAAAAGATGATACTAAGAACGAATACTGAAATGATCAGAAGTGGAAGGCAAAATACCATCTTTTCATGGGAGTTTTGCAGCTCATTAAGTTGAAGATTCAGAGACTCTGCTTGTTGTTTCTTCTTTTCACGTACAAGAATGATTACACATTTACATGTGAATACCATCAAAATCACAGCCAATGAAGAGACTACAATGGATTCAATCAGAACCGCCGATCCAAGAGCTGCACAGTATGTTATACACATTTAAACACTCTCGTACGACGAATTAAACTACAACAATTAAGTTGGAAGCTAAATAAAATAACTTACAATGAGCTACCAATGGATTCAAGGGTATTGTTGTCATTAAATGTACAGTAGCCTCAGACATAAGAGGCACCGACATCATCCCAAAACAATTTGGATAACACCCGTGCCACCCCATATCATTAACCCTCAATCTAAAGACTCCATGTTTGTCACCCTATAAAAAAGTTCATCTTCATAGTTCATACATTAATCATTTAACAACAAATATGATTATCAGTTACTCACATAATAAACCAGATGATGGAGAAGAGTGTTGCACTCATTAATTGTTCCCAGAAATCTAATGCCTTGTACTTTGTTCACAGTAAAATGTTTTGAGATTTGAACAAATGTTACAAGGGGTTGCCACTGTTTGCTTCTGTTCAACTTCAATTCAGTTGTGCTTATAAGCTGAGCTGGCAGCTTGGCTGAGAATGTTCCAGTACTTACTTCCACCGAAAACATGACTCGGAAGCGAGTCCCATTCCCTATAATAGATTGGAAAATTACTTTATGTTATAAAGTGACAAATTAAGTAGGATTCAAAGCGTTTCATTATCTTTTCATTTAAAATTTCCAAATTTATCTCATCATTTAATCCGTATTTGAACGTACCTGTAAAATAAGGATGATCTGGATCCCCAATGGAAAAATTAAACTTGTATCGTTGTCTATCAAATATCAAGAGTCCTTTATTTTCTGTTGCATTCTCCAGGATGATGAATTTAGGCACATTAATAAGCGGAGGATCATTAACCGGTTCCACAAATATTTTAACATCCACATGTCCTTCGCCATTTATATTAGATGAGGAGAGCGCAACAGTATCTTCGCCAGCGAAGTTCGCATTTCTGCACATGCATGCAAATAATCATACATTCAAAATGCTAATTACTCgataattaatattattaatattaataaaccGAATGTACTATTACCCTATGTATTGGAGTGACTTTAGGGCAAAGTTGACGGCTCCCAAACGACCAGTTATATTCAGACGTTCATCCCCTCCTTCCATTTTACTGACAGTAATTCCAGTCCACATTGGATCCCAAAGTTGCATTAAAAGAGGAGAGAGGAAAACAGTCCCTTTTTGTGCAGTTACGATAACAGAAATGTTTTCTGTTGGGTCTGAATATATCATCTCAAAGCCAGGATAACCACTGTGAAAAGAGACTATTAGGATCTCAGAACAGAACATTTTGGAAGTTTCTAGAACATTTGACAGCTTACCCGAATTGTGGGCTGAGTGTATCTTCAACTGCGTGCAACAGTTTTGGATAAGAAACAAATTGTGGAGGGATAGTACGGACATAAATGTTTACACAACCATGACCTGTATTGCCATGTGCATTTGCCATTTTGTAAACAAATTTATCGTGTCCGTAAAATCCTTTATATGGTGTGTATCTTAATAGATCTCCATACTGCAAAAGCGAACCATGACTGGGCTGCCAAAACAGCAGTAATGATAAAactacatttttcgtcctttaggCATACAAAAAATTTCATTCTTAAAATCGAACAGGTTCTAGAGATCTTCGATTTCTACACTGTTACTGCCATTTTCCAAGATGCTCATAAacaatttgaatttgaattacAATCAGATGATGGTTTTGACCGGTCAACCATTTGATACATGTTTTAGTTACaaattattttaaattttgtattaattacaatattaatcccaaaaaggttaaaaagaccaaaaagccCTCACGTATGGAAAAGAACAAAACTTGTGATAAACCCTAATGATAACTTCAAAACTTCATAAACCATACCTTTTGAAATTCACAAATTGTTCTTTTGTCGTCAAAGACGATATCGTTGTTTAGAACATTAACAACTGCGGATTGATCCTCCCAAGCGTCAACTTCATCATCGCGGACTGAAGGGAACTCCTTAGCTGATAATTACCATTACAATAATTATACCATTTGGAAATTTATCTTATATATTAATTTAAATAAACTTACCATCAAACGCCTGGACTTTAAAGGGCCAAGGCAAGACCTTTTGTTGCATAAATGAAATACATAACTCAAAATCTCCGGGACCATATGCCAGGTAGGACCCCGTGTAGGTCCCGTCATAGTTGTCATTAAAGAGGCAAGGGAAGAAAGCTGCACCGGTCTTTGAAGTCATCTCCAGCTTCAATCTTGATTTTTCATTCACTACTGGATTATAAAAAGAATCCATCAGTTGCACCACTATATAATTTAGAATCCCTGCTGACACCTTTTTATCATATTTTAAAACTCCTGATAGAGACATATTCACATTGGCTGCACAAAATTAAAAAACACATATTACATTATccatattta
Coding sequences:
- the LOC110930726 gene encoding protein GAMETE EXPRESSED 2 isoform X3, which gives rise to MQLFFFFIFHSNLSKSSSTMSSHVLFCNAYTLIVFFMLPYLSTSDDFKPPRPIISFHLDNWKMEYRAGETAAIVVSVLEGFESKQDEQAFNPSVSMNGVMGNSSLVTGLWFDRNNWRIFFMPIMTGSFHVSINDDRFNVHSYSIHYRVNPGPIYESGGAASWMGQVDDFVAGSKATVLIQPKDAFGNNVTNATEGQNIYNFDVYATTLNGSNARLLDISNKGWNEFGYVCITFVTVTAGHLSVHIKQNNNSLIGSPLPLTVHPEAVDIANCLAHWSTETKSFQLFSRMETFVSQRDKFGNLVPGLHDFDIEVMQKGSLLPIPLTNLQYKEISPGIQSFSFTVVKPGDFILIISAFKEMIMDMPYDFSIYTGYCDDPHSRVHGPGIHDSIAGLDSRFTVSLKDAYQYPSLIELERLQVQITLPSLSLRVNPQIRPRGDPNGTQPTGMLSYGVFDPTGMTYAQSDFSHDNSVENSKTTSSDFDVHYVPEKTGVYEIRIFCGNIPLNGGHPFIKKVHPANVNMSLSGVLKYDKKVSAGILNYIVVQLMDSFYNPVVNEKSRLKLEMTSKTGAAFFPCLFNDNYDGTYTGSYLAYGPGDFELCISFMQQKVLPWPFKVQAFDAKEFPSVRDDEVDAWEDQSAVVNVLNNDIVFDDKRTICEFQKPSHGSLLQYGDLLRYTPYKGFYGHDKFVYKMANAHGNTGHGCVNIYVRTIPPQFVSYPKLLHAVEDTLSPQFGGYPGFEMIYSDPTENISVIVTAQKGTVFLSPLLMQLWDPMWTGITVSKMEGGDERLNITGRLGAVNFALKSLQYIGNANFAGEDTVALSSSNINGEGHVDVKIFVEPVNDPPLINVPKFIILENATENKGLLIFDRQRYKFNFSIGDPDHPYFTGNGTRFRVMFSVEVSTGTFSAKLPAQLISTTELKLNRSKQWQPLVTFVQISKHFTVNKVQGIRFLGTINECNTLLHHLVYYGDKHGVFRLRVNDMGWHGCYPNCFGMMSVPLMSEATVHLMTTIPLNPLVAHSLGSAVLIESIVVSSLAVILMVFTCKCVIILVREKKKQQAESLNLQLNELQNSHEKMSSSGSPDNVIQLTGKHPSSFRQSEQPSSLRKP
- the LOC110930726 gene encoding protein GAMETE EXPRESSED 2 isoform X2 — its product is MQLFFFFIFHSNLSKSSSTMSSHVLFCNAYTLIVFFMLPYLSTSDDFKPPRPIISFHLDNWKMEYRAGETAAIVVSVLEGFESKQDEQAFNPSVSMNGVMGNSSLVTGLWFDRNNWRIFFMPIMTGSFHVSINDDRFNVHSYSIHYRVNPGPIYESGGAASWMGQVDDFVAGSKATVLIQPKDAFGNNVTNATEGQNIYNFDVYATTLNGSNARLLDISNKGWNEFGYVCITFVTVTAGHLSVHIKQNNNSLIGSPLPLTVHPEAVDIANCLAHWSTETKSFQLFSRMETFVSQRDKFGNLVPGLHDFDIEVMQKGSLLPIPLTNLQYKEISPGIQSFSFTVVKPGDFILIISAFKEMIMDMPYDFSIYTGYCDDPHSRVHGPGIHDSIAGLDSRFTVSLKDAYQYPSLIELERLQVQITLPSLSLRVNPQIRPRGDPNGTQPTGMLSYGVFDPTGMTYAQSDFSHDNSVENSKTTSSDFDVHYVPEKTGVYEIRIFCGNIPLNGGHPFIKKVHPANVNMSLSGVLKYDKKVSAGILNYIVVQLMDSFYNPVVNEKSRLKLEMTSKTGAAFFPCLFNDNYDGTYTGSYLAYGPGDFELCISFMQQKVLPWPFKVQAFDAKEFPSVRDDEVDAWEDQSAVVNVLNNDIVFDDKRTICEFQKPSHGSLLQYGDLLRYTPYKGFYGHDKFVYKMANAHGNTGHGCVNIYVRTIPPQFVSYPKLLHAVEDTLSPQFGGYPGFEMIYSDPTENISVIVTAQKGTVFLSPLLMQLWDPMWTGITVSKMEGGDERLNITGRLGAVNFALKSLQYIGNANFAGEDTVALSSSNINGEGHVDVKIFVEPVNDPPLINVPKFIILENATENKGLLIFDRQRYKFNFSIGDPDHPYFTGNGTRFRVMFSVEVSTGTFSAKLPAQLISTTELKLNRSKQWQPLVTFVQISKHFTVNKVQGIRFLGTINECNTLLHHLVYYGDKHGVFRLRVNDMGWHGCYPNCFGMMSVPLMSEATVHLMTTIPLNPLVAHSLGSAVLIESIVVSSLAVILMVFTCKCVIILVREKKKQQAESLNLQLNELQNSHEKMSSSGSPDNVIQLTGKHPSSFRQSEQPSSLRKPDEETNVAEIATMIL